The following is a genomic window from Desulfonatronum sp. SC1.
GAAGCCCTGGGAAAAGGTGAAGCCCAGTTTCGCGCCCAGCAGGCTGAACAGGAGCTGGCAGCCCGCGGCGAACACCGCGTGGATGGCGTAGAGCACCGGGGCCACGAACATGAAGGAAAATTCAATGGGCTCGGTGATGCCCGTGAGGAAGGAGGTCAGGGCCGCGGAGAGCATGATTCCGCCGGTGCGCACCCGGTTTTCCGGCCTGGCCGTGTGCCAGATGGCAATGGCCGCGGCGGGCAGGCCGAACATTTTGAACAGATAAGCCCCGCCCAGGATTCCGGCGGTGGGGTCCCCGGCGAAAAATCGGTTGATGTCCCCCCGGACCAGCACCCCGTCCGCGGTGGTAAAGGACCCGATCTCGAAGAAAAAGGGCACGTTCCAGATGTGGTGCAGGCCGAAGGGGATCAGCAGCCGCTCCACGAAGCCGTAGATGGTCACGGCCAGGGTCGGGTTGCCGTAGGCCGCGTACTGCGAAAACCGCTCAATCCCGGTCCCGGCAAAGGGCCAGATCAGGCTGAGCACGAAGCCCAGAGCAATGGCCGCGAAGGCCGTGACAATGGGCACGGAACGCTTGCCCGCGAAAAAGCCCAGATACTGGGGCAGCTCGACGCGGTAGAAGCGGTTGAACATTTTCGCGGCCACGGCCCCGGCCAGAATCCCGCCCAGAACTCCGGTATCCATGGCGTTGATGCCCATGATGCCCTTGGTGACAATGGTCAGATCCAGGGTCTGGGTCACGAAGTCCCATTGCTGATAAATCTTGGCCAGCACGCCCAGGGTGGCCAGCATGACCACGTACCCCACCACCGCGGCCAAGGCGGCCACGCCGTCGTTCTTGGTCAATCCCAGGGCCACGCCGATAGCGAAAATCAAGGGCAGACTGCCGAAAATCGCCGAACCGGCCGCGGCCATCAGCAGGGAGAGCTGCACCGGCATCCAGGAAAACTGGGCGCTGCCCACGCCCAGCAGGATGCCGGCAATGGGCAGCACGGCCACGGGAAGCATCAGGGCCTTGCCGATTTTCTGCAACGTGGCGAAGGAATTGGTCAAGGTGGACATGACGGGGATGCTCCTTGTCGCGAGGTTTTGGGTGGCCTTTTATACCAATTTTACTTCGGTAATGCGTTATTCGCTTGAAAAAAATGCAGTTACCGGGGTCGGCGTCGGTATCGGGGTCGAATTATGGTTATAGGCGAACAAACAGTATCGATCCCGATACCGATACCGATACCGAAAGAGAATTTTTGAATTAGAAATGGTATTAGGGGCAGCAGCATGGCCCTTGACTGACGCCATATCACCCGGAAAGCATGCTTGCCAACGACCGGGTGAGTCGATCCGCGGCGCGAAGCGCCGGGCGGACTGGTGTTGCGAGCAAGGCATTGTTCTTCCAGCGGGAAACCTTGTACAGCGTGGCGAAGTCCATGGCCGGAGCCGCGGCGTACTGGCCGCTGATCAGTTCTCCGCCTCGGCGGACATTATCCAGCATGAAGGCCGGAAGCCGGAGATGATAGGGGTTGCGGCCGGCCTGACTCGCATGGCTGGCCGCCGCGGCCACCAGAAGGGCCGTGTCTTCCGGGCTGGATTCGACCATCAGGTTCGGCGCCGGATTCGTGCTCCAATACTCCGTCTCGAAGATCAGACCGCCGAAGGCTTCGCCATTGGCGGCCATGACCTGAAGAGCGTCCTTCACCAGCCAATGCGTCCCAAGATGCGTGGAATGCCAGTCCCCGGCATGGGGCAGGAAAATGCAGGCCGGACGGTGTTCCTGAAGGATACCCCGTACGCATTGGACCATGCCGGCCCAGTGCGCGGGATTGTCGTGACGCGCGGTGAGGTTCACCGAGCTGAACCCTTCCGGTCGGGTGTGAATCAGGCCGAACCCGAGCAGGGCGCAAGAGCGCTCCGCTTCCAGCCGCCGGACGGCGCGTTCTTCCACCCTGCTGCCCAGGGTCACGGCCACGTTGACCACGTTCAGGCCTGCTTCCCTGGCCAGACGCAGCGGTAGGCCGCCGACCAGGGCTTCATCGTCGGGGTGCGGAGAAAACAGGAGCACATCGGCGCGCTCCGGCTCGATTTCCGGCGGTCGGCACTCAGTATCCAACGGCGTATCCGAAGGTGTTTCCGGCGGTGTATCCGACGGTGTATCTTGCGGTGTATCTTGCGGTGTATCCGATGGTGTAATCAGTGCGGCCTCGCGCACGGCATCCCGGAGCGAGCGGACAAAGGGCAGATAGGCGGAAGCAATCACGGCTGTCCGGCTCGCCTATTTCCAACGCAGCAGATGGTCCGCGATGTTTTCCGCCCGGGCCCCGAACACCACCTGGGCCGTGTTCGCCGACGGCCTGATCACGCCCTTGGCCCCCAGGCTTTTGAGGGCCGCGTCGTCCATCAGGGCCCCGTCGCGTACTTCCAGGCGCAGCCGGGTGATGCAGGCGTCGATGGACACCAGGTTGTCCAGGCCGCCGCAGGCCTGGGCCACCTGGCGGGCCAGAAGCTCATGAGGATGCTCCCGAGGATGTTCCTGAAGACGCTCTTGAGGACGCTCCTGAAGGTTCGCCTCCAAAGCCCGGCCCGACCCGGCGGCCTCGGTCGGGGTGACCACCGGGCCGGTTTCACGTTCTCCTCCGGCGGAGTCCTCGCGGCCCGGGGTCTTCAGGTCAAAGCGCAGGATCAAAAACCGGAACAAGAGGTAATAGACCGCCAGGAAGACCAGCCCTTGGAGAATGAGCATGTACCAGCGCACGGCCAGGGGGTTGCGGCTGGAAAGGATCAGGTCGATCAGACCGGCGCTGAACCCGAAGCCGGCGATCCACTGCATGGACGCGGCCAGGTACAGGGAGATGCCGGTGAGCAGGGCATGGATCAGGAACAGCCAGGGTGCCAGGAACAGAAAGGCGAACTCCACAGGCTCGGTGACCCCGGTCAAAAACGTCGCGAATCCGGCGGCCAACATGATCGACGCGGTCCGGGCGCGGTTTTCGGGCCGGGAGGTGTGGACAAAGGCCAGGGCCGCGCCCACCAGCCCGAACATCATGATCGGAAAGAACCCGGCCTGATACATGCCGGTGACGCCGGGAATCCCTACACCTTCACCAATGGATCTGGCCCCGCCCAGAAAGTTGGGGATGTCGTTGATCCCGGCCACGTCGAACCAGAACACCGAGTTCAGCGCATGGTGCAGCCCGGTGGGGATCAAGAGGCGGTTGAAAAAGCCGTACGCCCCGGCGCCCGGCGCTCCCAGCTCGGAAATGGTCTTCCCGAATCCCACCAGCCCCTCGTACAGAATGGGCCAAAGAACATAGAGCACCGCGGAGACGCCGATCATCGCCAAAGAGGTCAGAATGGGCACCAGGCGGCGACCGCTGAAAAAGGCCAAAGACTTGTGCAGTTCCACGGTGCTGAACCGGTTGTAGAGCCCGGCGCTGATGACCCCGGAGAGGATGCCGATGAACTGGTTGTTGATCTTGCCGAAGGCCGGGGACACGTCAGCCAAGGGGATGTCCAGGATCTGGGCAATGGTTTCCGGGGCGCAAAGCCTGGTCACCACCAGAAAACCCACCAGCCCGGCCAGGGCCGCGGAGCCGTGCTTGTCCCTGGACATCCCGAAGGCCACGCCGATGGCGAACAGCAGCGGCATGTTATCCAGAAGCACGCCCCCGGTATGAATCAGAAACGCGGCCAGGGCATTGTTGGCCCCCCATCCCGTGGGGTCAATCCAGTACCCCACCCCCAACAGGATGGCCGCCGCCGGAAGCACGGCCACCGGTATCATCAACGAGGCCCCGATTTTTTGTAAAAACGGCAATGGATTCATGTCGTTCCTTGTGGTGGATATGATGGCAAATCCATCAAATGCAACATCTATCTATTTATATGAATTTGTTGATATTTTGCTTTCTTTAGACCATCCACTCCTCAGTCGCGTATTCCGCCCGGGCCTCGTGGGCTTCGTAGGGTCGAACAGCAGCGCGCTCCGGACAGCTAGTTGAAATAAACAGGCTGTCCATTTCCCAATGCGCCGGATTATTATGGAATGGAGTGCCGTATTCGCGAGTTTTCTCAGTCATCACCCTGGCGCAGAGCCTGCCACGGACTCGATCCGGGGCGGGGTCCAGGTGTTTTTGTGTGGTTCACTTGCCCGGAGTGTTTGAGCAGTTACGTTTTGCCGATTAAAGCGTACGTGGCTGAAACTTGACGCACTATCTTGGTTTCGGGAATGATGACATCCGCGAAAAAAGGCATCTCAAGAAAGTGCCATCCCCCTAAGCGTTTCAACCAGGAAGAGGTTTCCCCGTGAATGTTCTTTTTCTTCAGGCCATGGAAGTGATCAGGACAAGTACGTTTCCGTTCCACTCCTTCGATTCCGTCAACACGATATTGGAAAATCTGGATAGGTTCGTCAAATCTCCCGACATGGACAAGGAGGCGGCAACGGCCATGGTGGATGTCTGCATTAACCTCCTGCTCAATTCCATCAGCAATAAATACACCTTCTTGCAGATCAATGAATTTATCATGCGTCTGAACGCGTTGAAGGATGAGCTGAACGGCATGCCCAGGGACGCGGGCATGCCGGGTCCGAATAATGCAAACGGGTCGGAATTGGAGTGAAGTCTTTCGCCGCGGCTTTATTGAAGATTTGGCTCGGGGCAGACAGGATGCCTGCCCCGCCATGAAAAGGGCTGACCGGAGTTCATGAGCCGTTGCGACAAGGAAAAGGGAATCATGCTGTTTCCTTAAGGAAAGGCGTGCCGGAATGCGAAACAGCCTCCTTCCTCTTCCCCCCTATTCCGCGATTTCGGTGCGGCGCATCACCAGCCAGGCCAGCAGGAAGGCGAGCAGGGAGCATCCAATCAGCAGCAGGCTGGACGCGTACACGGGCCGGTGGAGATCCTCGAGCACGCTGAAATAGCTGGCCAGGAAAACGACGCTCATGGCGATGAACAGGATCACCCCGGTGGTGCGGCGGATGAAAACGTATTTGGAATCGTAACTGGACTTGAGGATGATGGCGAAGAGCATGACGTTGAAGAGCGTGACCAGGAAGGCCAGGTAGTCCATGCCGCTGCTCTGGCTCCAGCGTTGCACTTTCCAGGTTTCCTCGGTGTAGATCTTCCTGACCCCCTCGATATGGGCCTCGGCGTTGAACTCCGGCTCCCCGCCCCGGGTGAAGAGCTGGAGGATGATCACGTCGCCGGGGTTCAGCAAGGTCGGGGCAATGGTCAGAGCCTTGGGCGAAAGCGTGGTCTCGATGTTCATGTCCGTCGGGAGGAGCTGATAGTGCACCTGGATGATGGTCGGCTCGTTGGTCACCTCGATTGCCAGGGGCGCATCGTAGTCCCGGCCGCGGATGGGGATGTTGCCCGTGTTCCGGATGACCAGGGTGGTCAGATAGGGATCTTCCGCAGGCTGCCCGTCCACCAGCAGCCCGATGGTCGGCTGGGGATGGATGTCCATGGCCTCCACGGGGGTTTTGTCCACCTTCTTGATCTGCAAGCCCTTGCCCGGCAGATTGGTTGCGGTGATCATGTTCGCCAAGGCCACGGCAATGACGATCAGGGCCGCGACGACCAGCATGGGCCAGTTCTTTTCCAGGAATTCATTCATGATGAACCTCGCTTCCGGCCCATGGCCGGGAAAGTTGATTTCCGCGCCCTTGCCACAAGGATGCTTCCTCAGCTTCTGACCTTGACCTTGGTCTGACTCGGCGCGGCCGGCTGGCCCACGGCGTTTCTGTTGTTATGGGTCGTGGCATCGTTCAGCCGCACCGAGGGGCTGCCCTGGATCTTCACCTTCAGGCTCGAGGCGACGAAGGCCACCTGGCCCTTGAACGTGCCGGAAACCACCCCCCCGGGCGTGCCGGGCTCGTCTCCGCTGCTGGGCATGCATTTGGATTTCTTGGTCAGGGCCGGCATGCCCGCGATGAAGACCTTGGTGGCCGCCGGGTTGCCTTGGGCCGTCATGCCGATGTTCGGATAGGGAACGGTCACCAGCCCGTTCGGGGCCGGGGTCTTGCAGACGTCCAGACTGGAGATGATCTGCGTGTTCTTGGTGGTCAGGGCAAACATGTCTCGACTCCCTACCCGATGTTGATCTTGTCGGCGTCCACGGTCACGTCGTCCTTGGCCAGGATGGAGGCTCGCCCGGCCTTGATCACGCAGCTTTTCTCCACTTCCGTGCGCAGCCGCTCGGCCCGGTGCAGCTCGAACCCCGTGCTACGAATGACGCGGCCTACGCGGGAGACCATGTGCGCGGCCAGAAGCTGGATGCGTTCGCCCGCGGCCTTGATCCGCCGCACCCCGGCATGCAGGGATTCCGCCAGCAGGTCCAGGCGGACGAAACGCATCCGGCCGCACGCCGCGGTCAGGGACAGTTCCCGGCTGGAAAGCCGCGCCTCTTTCGCCCCTTCCATGTCCAGGGTCTCGGCCTGCAACCGCAAGCTCCCCTTTTCAGCCACAATCCGCACGTCTCCGGGAAAATCCAGGGCTCTGTCCCGGGATTCGCGCTCCAGCACACTGAGCAGGTAGTGCTCATCCCCAGCCTTGTCCACGAGCAGCAGCACCATGTCCTCGGCCTGAGGCTGCAACAGGCAGCCCGCGGCGCGCCTGGCCCAGATCTGAAAGCCGCTCTCCAGCAACTCGACCTTCCAGGACTGGTCAAGGCGTCCGACAACCCGGCCCTTGCGCAGATCCTGCCCGGTGCCCGGTTGATCCCTTGGCTGATCCCGTGACTGATCCCCCGGCCATGCGTCAGGGCCGTTCTCCAAAAGTCTCTCGGGCATCCTTGCCGGACGGACCTGGACCACGCGCAGGTTCAGGCCCTGGGGCCGGACTTCCTTGCATGTTTGGGCGGCGTTCATGATTTCTCCTGTTTCGGTCGGCTTGTCGGCTTCCAGGTTTCCGCCTCCAGCAGGGGGCGATCCATCTCCCGGACGGCATCGAGGTTGGCGCCGGTCCAGATTGCGGCAGTGCGGTCCACCCGGTGCAGGTTGGCCATGAGCAGGTTGGCCCCGCTGAAATCGGCGCCATTGATCCGGGCCCGGGAAAAATCAGCATACGCCAGCCCGGCCTGCCGAAAGATGGTCCCCTGGCAGTCCGCGTCGTGGAAAAGCCCGGCGGACAGGTTGGCGCGGGTGAAGTTCGTGGACGTGAGCACGGCGTCGGTGAAAATGCCGTCCGGCATGTCCGCGTCCAGGAATGCGGCCCTGGACAGGCTGGTTCCCTGCAGGAAAATGAAGCGGCCCTGGGAGCGGGTGAAGTCCGCCTCGTCCAGGTCGCAGCGCATGAACCGACATTGGGTTACGTCCATGCCGACGAACCTGGCCCCGCGCAGGGAGCAGTCCGCGAACATGGCCATGCGCAGGTCGCAGTCGGCAAAGGAAAGCCCGCCCAGCTCGGTCCGGTCCATCCTGGCCATGGTCAGGTTGACGTCCCGCAGGTCGGCCCCGACCAGGTTGCAGTCCGCGAAACTTGCGCGGAACAGGACGACGCCGTGGATGACTGTCCGGTCCATGGCGCAGCCGCTGAAACAGGCCCGCTCCAGCGAAGCGCCGGTCAGGTCGGCCCGGCTCAAGTCGGACTGCTCAAAGGTCGCGAACCGCCCCGAGCAGCGGTCGAGCCTGGCCTCCAGGAGAGGCGTGGACTCGAAGGTGCATTCCTCGACGCAGGCTCCGGAGAAACCGGCGTTCTCGGCCCGGCACGCCTTGAAGACCGCGCCGGTCAGGTTGGCCCCGGACAGGTCGGCTCCGGCCAGGTTGACCCGGTGCAGCGCAACCCCGGACAGGTCGGCCCCGGACAGGTTCAGTCCGGAGCAGTCCGCGTCCCGTAGAGACCGTTCCTTGAGCAGCATCGTCAGACGGGTGTCTTCAGTCATGGTCCGCCTCGGCGTTGTTGCGGTCCAGCACGGTGCGGCCGACGTTCACGTCCCGTGGCAGATCCCGGGCAATGCGGCACTCGTGGAGGTCCGCGGCGAAGAGGTTGGCATCCTGGATAGTTGCTCCCGAGCAGTCGGCCCGTCGCAGGGAGGCCTCGAACAGGTTGCAGCCGGTCAGCTCGGCCTCCTGGAGCCGGGCCTTGTCCAGGACAGCCTGCTTGAGGCTGGCCAGGAAAAGGTTGGCCCGGCTGAGATCGGCCTTGGCCAGATCGGCCTGGTCCAGGCGGGCCTGTTCCAGGCGCGCGCCGGTCAGGGACGCCCCGGACCAACAGGCGTCCGTGCAGTCGGCGCGCGAAAAATCCGCGCCAGAGGCTCTGGTTTGGCTGTCCGCCCGGGAGCCGGCCAAGTCCGCGTCCTGGAAAACCGCCCGCTCCAGGTTCGCTTCCTGAAGACGCAGGCCAGGCGCGGTCAGGCCGTTGCCGTTGAGGCCCCGCATGCTGGCCCCCCGGCAGTCCGCGTCCGATGCCCTGGCCTGGGACAGATCCAGCCTGTCCAGGCAGGCTTCCTGGAAGGAGGTCTTTACCGCCGAGCAGTTCCTGGCCGATCCGCCGGACAGGGACGCTTTTTCAAAATCCGCCTCGTCCAGGGTCGCCCCGTCCAGGCGGACCCCCTCGAGAACGGCGTCGTGGGCCACGGCCTGGGACAGATTGGCCCCGGACAGGTCAACGTCCTTCCAGGCCACGCCGGACATCAGGCAGCCGCGCAGGTCCGCTCCGGAAAGGTTTTGGCCGGAAAAGTCGCATTGGGTCAGGTCGCAATGGGCCAGGCTTCCGGTTTTTCGGAGCCGTTCCAGGGCCTGCTCCGTGCTCAGCGGTTCGTCCGGTGCGGGCGGGGCGTCAACGTGCTCAGGGAAATCCAGCCTTGGTTCGTCCTGCGCTTCATCCGCTCCAGGTTCGGCTTTCCGTCCCAGGGTGGAAAGACCGGCCAGGCTGGCCACGGCCGCGCCTGCCGCGGTAAAGGCGACCAGGGCCTTTTCCAGTTCCAGGCGAACTTCCGGGGCCAAGTCCGGGGCCTCGGCCATCTTGCGCAGGGTGGCCAGATGGTCGCCGGTATCGGCCATGGCCGCGGCCTGCTGCTCGTCCATCCAGTTGTGCAGCTCGGCATCGGACAACCCGTATCGTTCCTGAAGGCTTCGGGTTTCCTCCTGGATGCTCTCCACGAGATTGGCCAGGGCCGCCAGGGGATTGGCCTCGCCCGATCCTGGTTCAGGCCCTGGTTGCGGCCCCTGGTCCGCGGCCCCTGAAAGGGGGCTTTTCCGGGTCTGTTCAGCCAGCCATTCCTCGACCTGCTCCTGATCCAGGCGCAGCTCCTGGAGAAGATCCCGGATCTGCTGCTCCAGGGAGTCCACGGTCTCCTGCAGCGGGGAGCGAGCCGCCGCCGCGACTCCGGCACCAACCCCGGCCCCGGCCAGGCCGACCCCCAGAAGCGCCGCCTCGTCTTGTACCGAAGGCACCGATTCCGCGGGGGTTTGTCCGGTGTCCGTCAGGGCGTCTGGTTGTGCGTCTGGTTGGGAGTCTGGCCCGGGGTGCAGGGCTTCGCGGCACTGGCACCGGTACTCTTCCACGGGGATCGGCTCCCGGGATGCGTCTTCGGCCAGGGCCAGCACCGCGGCGACATCCTCGCACTCCTCGTCCTGCACCGGAACAACGCCCCGGAAGAGCAGAACCCCCAGCATGCGCTCGGGGAACAGCCACAGGGTTTCCATGGCGCAGGGCAGCTCGAGGAAAGCGCCCCCGCGGGAATCGGCGCGCTGGATGAACAGGCGCCCCCGCAGGCGTGGGACGCTGCCCCGCAGGATCGGGCTTTGGGGATGCATGTTGTGGATGGCCACGTCCTCCCCTCCGGCCAGAAAGCCGGGCAGACGCTGGTCCGCTGGAGCGGCGCAGGCGAATTTCGGGTCCGTGTCCCGAGGTAGGCCGGGCCAGTTCGTCTTCAGCCACGCGGCGTCCGTCGCCCCCAGCAGGCCCTGGCGCTGGGGCCAGGTCACGGGCATGGCCATGAGCCCGGCAGGGGTCTGTTGCATGTCAAAGGGGTCTGGCAAGTCCCAGGCCAGGACGTTGGGCCGGGGACGGGGCACGTCTTTTAACGGGTCAAAGCCCTTGCCTTGCGGGTTGTACTCGTGGCCCTCGCCGCCAAAGGCCCTGGCCCAGGAAATCTCCATGCGCGTGAAGGGCGCGGGCTCCCCGGCCTTGTCCGGGGAGAGAACCCGGTCTCCGAACACCTTGAGGCGCTTGACCGCCTCGCCCACCTGGACCGAGCACTCCAGGACCGGGACGGGCGCGGGGGAACAGGCCGCGGCGTAGACCAGGAATTCCGAGCAGGGCTTGGGTAGCCCGGCGTCCAGGACATCGCCTTCCGGAATCGTGGATTCCACCGTTTCCCAGAGTTCCTCCTCGGGAACCAGGGCGTCCAGCGGCCCGTCCGAAGCCGATCCCAGGCGAAACCCGGCCAGCAGTCCCAGGCAAAGGACGGACTTGCCCTGAAGGTCGCCGACCCAGGGCAGGCCCGGCGCCACGCTGTAGAGCAGGGAGAAGGGAGGCGGGGTGAGGATTTTCATTACGCCAATTCTATAGTGCGATTCCGTGTAATTTTTATGGCGTTTTCTGCGTTTAATGTTTTGAATACAATCTTGATATTGTCTTTTGCCTTAAGCGTGAGTGTATTTTTGCCTTCGATTGTTGTTTCTTTTGATACAACATCTATGCTATTCCCCTTATTCAGGGAGATGCTACAATTTTGATCTTTATTTATCAGACTGATTATTTCCCCTTTATTGTAAATCTGGATGATCGATCGATTAGTATCGTTAACCACTGTTGCCGAGAATTCCGCTCCAGCATTTACACTCGCATCCACATTGACAGTCAAACCCACCTTGCCGAGTTTCATTACGGTCGTATGGCGCGCCATCTTGCCCCGCAATTGCTCCGCAATCTCGGAAATATTTCTGTAGGCCGATATTGCCAAGCCTATCCCGCAAATGCCTGCCAAGCCTCCCCCAACGGCCA
Proteins encoded in this region:
- a CDS encoding PIG-L deacetylase family protein, with translation MIASAYLPFVRSLRDAVREAALITPSDTPQDTPQDTPSDTPPETPSDTPLDTECRPPEIEPERADVLLFSPHPDDEALVGGLPLRLAREAGLNVVNVAVTLGSRVEERAVRRLEAERSCALLGFGLIHTRPEGFSSVNLTARHDNPAHWAGMVQCVRGILQEHRPACIFLPHAGDWHSTHLGTHWLVKDALQVMAANGEAFGGLIFETEYWSTNPAPNLMVESSPEDTALLVAAAASHASQAGRNPYHLRLPAFMLDNVRRGGELISGQYAAAPAMDFATLYKVSRWKNNALLATPVRPALRAADRLTRSLASMLSG
- the nagE gene encoding N-acetylglucosamine-specific PTS transporter subunit IIBC; this encodes MNPLPFLQKIGASLMIPVAVLPAAAILLGVGYWIDPTGWGANNALAAFLIHTGGVLLDNMPLLFAIGVAFGMSRDKHGSAALAGLVGFLVVTRLCAPETIAQILDIPLADVSPAFGKINNQFIGILSGVISAGLYNRFSTVELHKSLAFFSGRRLVPILTSLAMIGVSAVLYVLWPILYEGLVGFGKTISELGAPGAGAYGFFNRLLIPTGLHHALNSVFWFDVAGINDIPNFLGGARSIGEGVGIPGVTGMYQAGFFPIMMFGLVGAALAFVHTSRPENRARTASIMLAAGFATFLTGVTEPVEFAFLFLAPWLFLIHALLTGISLYLAASMQWIAGFGFSAGLIDLILSSRNPLAVRWYMLILQGLVFLAVYYLLFRFLILRFDLKTPGREDSAGGERETGPVVTPTEAAGSGRALEANLQERPQERLQEHPREHPHELLARQVAQACGGLDNLVSIDACITRLRLEVRDGALMDDAALKSLGAKGVIRPSANTAQVVFGARAENIADHLLRWK
- a CDS encoding DUF4150 domain-containing protein, which encodes MFALTTKNTQIISSLDVCKTPAPNGLVTVPYPNIGMTAQGNPAATKVFIAGMPALTKKSKCMPSSGDEPGTPGGVVSGTFKGQVAFVASSLKVKIQGSPSVRLNDATTHNNRNAVGQPAAPSQTKVKVRS
- a CDS encoding DUF3540 domain-containing protein — its product is MNAAQTCKEVRPQGLNLRVVQVRPARMPERLLENGPDAWPGDQSRDQPRDQPGTGQDLRKGRVVGRLDQSWKVELLESGFQIWARRAAGCLLQPQAEDMVLLLVDKAGDEHYLLSVLERESRDRALDFPGDVRIVAEKGSLRLQAETLDMEGAKEARLSSRELSLTAACGRMRFVRLDLLAESLHAGVRRIKAAGERIQLLAAHMVSRVGRVIRSTGFELHRAERLRTEVEKSCVIKAGRASILAKDDVTVDADKINIG
- a CDS encoding pentapeptide repeat-containing protein codes for the protein MTEDTRLTMLLKERSLRDADCSGLNLSGADLSGVALHRVNLAGADLSGANLTGAVFKACRAENAGFSGACVEECTFESTPLLEARLDRCSGRFATFEQSDLSRADLTGASLERACFSGCAMDRTVIHGVVLFRASFADCNLVGADLRDVNLTMARMDRTELGGLSFADCDLRMAMFADCSLRGARFVGMDVTQCRFMRCDLDEADFTRSQGRFIFLQGTSLSRAAFLDADMPDGIFTDAVLTSTNFTRANLSAGLFHDADCQGTIFRQAGLAYADFSRARINGADFSGANLLMANLHRVDRTAAIWTGANLDAVREMDRPLLEAETWKPTSRPKQEKS
- a CDS encoding DUF2169 domain-containing protein, which translates into the protein MKILTPPPFSLLYSVAPGLPWVGDLQGKSVLCLGLLAGFRLGSASDGPLDALVPEEELWETVESTIPEGDVLDAGLPKPCSEFLVYAAACSPAPVPVLECSVQVGEAVKRLKVFGDRVLSPDKAGEPAPFTRMEISWARAFGGEGHEYNPQGKGFDPLKDVPRPRPNVLAWDLPDPFDMQQTPAGLMAMPVTWPQRQGLLGATDAAWLKTNWPGLPRDTDPKFACAAPADQRLPGFLAGGEDVAIHNMHPQSPILRGSVPRLRGRLFIQRADSRGGAFLELPCAMETLWLFPERMLGVLLFRGVVPVQDEECEDVAAVLALAEDASREPIPVEEYRCQCREALHPGPDSQPDAQPDALTDTGQTPAESVPSVQDEAALLGVGLAGAGVGAGVAAAARSPLQETVDSLEQQIRDLLQELRLDQEQVEEWLAEQTRKSPLSGAADQGPQPGPEPGSGEANPLAALANLVESIQEETRSLQERYGLSDAELHNWMDEQQAAAMADTGDHLATLRKMAEAPDLAPEVRLELEKALVAFTAAGAAVASLAGLSTLGRKAEPGADEAQDEPRLDFPEHVDAPPAPDEPLSTEQALERLRKTGSLAHCDLTQCDFSGQNLSGADLRGCLMSGVAWKDVDLSGANLSQAVAHDAVLEGVRLDGATLDEADFEKASLSGGSARNCSAVKTSFQEACLDRLDLSQARASDADCRGASMRGLNGNGLTAPGLRLQEANLERAVFQDADLAGSRADSQTRASGADFSRADCTDACWSGASLTGARLEQARLDQADLAKADLSRANLFLASLKQAVLDKARLQEAELTGCNLFEASLRRADCSGATIQDANLFAADLHECRIARDLPRDVNVGRTVLDRNNAEADHD